The Naumovozyma dairenensis CBS 421 chromosome 1, complete genome genomic interval GAAAGAGTAAATTGTAATACTATCTCTACAGTGTCACTAATTCAAACTCTAATTTAATCATGACATATTTTGTGACACTCCCAAGCGGCGACGGCGTCGAGGTTGGAGAGAAGCTTCCAACCCAAAAAGGAAATCGAAATCAAGAATTTGAAGGGAGATTTTCCTTCATTCTCGAAGAGGAAACAATAAGAGGTAACGGAAAGTCGCCGTACATAATAAATGTTCCGTAATcagaaaaaggaaaaattcaaacaaTGGTAAAGAACGCGAAAAAACTGGCGTCTTTTACGATCAATATTGGTAGGCACGGATGTCAcagttttcaatatttccTAGGGTGTTTTCTTAGTGGTCCGTGATCGGTAACGCGGTGAAAAAATGCACCTGTGAAAAAAGAAGGCGAAGTGTAAACAAAAAAGGAACGAAAAGCTGAACGAAGAAAATACAATATGTGAATGTTTTAATGATTTCCAAAAGAAACCTTGCACAAATTACAAACTccagatttgaaaatgcCCAGTAAAGAACTTGTTTCCCCGGTTCTAGAACTTCCTTTCCAAGATTCCATTACCCCAAAATGGACTTTTAATGCCAAGAGCGGAAGGGTAAACAAAGTACAGAAAtgtcttttttttttagaaGGCATCTTCAGCTTCGTTAAACTTTATTCGAATATCAAGTCAAAATTTTAATTGAACTTCGATCATTGAAGAACTAAGGAAGGaaaaaacatataaaaGGATGCATCCctttgattttctttttcaagATTCCTTCTTCCCttagtatttttttttgatggTCTTTCAATGAACCCAAACCCAAACATTCAAAAACTTTACACTCGCTTATCCATACTAAAAATGTACTCCAAGATTGCCCTTTTATTAGCTGCCGCTGCCGTTGCCTCTGCTCAAACCGAAACTCAAGTTGCTGAATTGAACTTGTTATTGAACGATGTCGGTTCCAACTTAAACGACTACATGACCTTGGCTACCACTCCAGGTTCCGGTATCAGTTTAGCTGACATGCCAGCTGGTGTTTTGGACATTGGTATGGCTTTAGCTTCTGCCACTGACAAGTCTTACACTACTTTATACTCTGAAGTTGACTTTGCTGGTGTCGAATCTATGATCACTAAGTTGCCATGGTACTCTTCTAGATTGGAAGGTCCATTAAACTCTATCTTGGGTAAGGACGCTGCCACCACCTCTTCCAAGGCTGCTGAAACCACCACTTCTGCTGCTGCCACCACCTCTTCCAAGGCTGCTGAAACCACCACTTCTGCTGCTGCCTCCTCCTCTGCTAAggcttcttcttctgccgctgcttcttcttctgctAAGGCTTCCTCTTCCGCCGCTGCTTCCTCCTCTGCTAAGGCTTCCTCTTCTGCCGCTGCTTCCTCCAAGACTACTGTCACCACCTCTGCTAAGGCTTCTACTTCTGCTAAGGCTTCCTCTTCTGCTCAAGCTATCTCTCAAATTGATGACGGTCAAATCCAAGCTACTGTTTCTCAACAAACTGAAAACGGTGCTGCCAAGGCTGTTGTCGGTATGGGTGCCGGTGCTTTAGCTGCTGCTGCTTTGTTGTTATAAGaagttttatatttttaaactTTCTCTTATCttataattaatgatatatgTATGACCAAataaaagatgatgataaccactaaatgataattttatgATATACTAaacaaaatgatgatatacGAGTTACTCTTTATTCATTCTACGCTACAGAATCCATTGAAGTTTCAACTTGATAATCTTCATCTTATTGAGTGAAGTTATTCTTTTTGATTTTCATTTTACTTTTACTTCCGAATTACAATATGATCTTTCCttatgatatatataactttttaaattcttctttaataacttttaaaattaataacaaaaaaacagCTTTTTTTTACAAGGTGTGATAGTTTTTATACTTACGTATGCACTCAGCCCTTATTCTTGAACTAATTTAAGATTTTATGTACCGGTCATTGTTTGGGAATTTGAGCACTTTATTCAGGCCTTATACATATCGTTGAATAAGACTTCAAACTTATCGCTCAAATACTAAGGTAGAGATAAAACATTTACAAAGAAAGCCACTATAAAGATACCTCACTAAAAGAATATCTAAAGGAGGTTTACACAAATTTTCCTACAGTGTTTGAATATGTCCGGAGAAACGGTTAATTAGTCACGTTACATATTTAAGAGGATATATTTAAGCAGTGAAAAGgattatgatgaaaaaatgagggaaagaaaaaatgaagtAAAGTTTATTTTCATGTTATTAGAATATTACTTCAGGAAGTCGTGTGTGTCCATACACCAGTTTTTCTCTCTTGTGTGACGCTGGTGTTGTCTCCATTAGAATATTTGGAATGGAAATGCAGATTTCATACGGATAACGCTGTTTGTCACGATCACGTGCTGTGTAGGGTTTTAAGAAAACCCAAACAAATAAAGAGATTCCTTACCCTACATTATACGGTGTTAGGGCTTTAAATGTATGGGTGGAATGGTGTTAGTGAGAAGAAGCAGCACTGACATTTTGTACCGTTCCTTGACGACGCAAACTCTTGGCAGCGACAGTTCTTTTCTCGAGAaagttttccaaaaaaattaccaTTTCAAGCTAAGACCTTAAGTAAGCCGtttcaatattgaaatattttctatattCCATCTGTTTCAAAACGAATATATCCAACTGCAAagtacaaagaaaaaaacacCGTTCGattaaaacaaaaaagtaACAATACTGAAAGCTAACAACATACACCAGCTACTTTATTTATCGGAAGTACGCCTACCTaccaagaaagaaagaaagaaagaaagaaaaacacCTCATCTGTTATGTACTTTGTACAACAGTAAATCTCAAAACCAATTCATAGCATCCAAGATTTAAAACTATCTCGATTTTTGAAAAGCACTTCTCCAGATTTTTAGTTTACAAAGGAAATCGCTTAATATACTCCCTTCACCACTAAGCTCGAATATAATCAATTACATATTGTATGAAACAATAAATACTCATAATATAGAAGAAATCGAACAGATCGTCGACAATGGAGAGTCCAACATTACAGGATATAATTATTGATTACAGAGGCAACAGCACTATCACTAATACAACTATGAATACGAATGGTAGTAGCCAAATGATGCATCTTTCAAACGTCCCATCCAGTAATACACCAAGTTCCTCTGCAACTGCAGTCACCACTTTACATGatatcaaagaagaagaagatactgacgttgatgatgatgaaatggaACGTGTCCCATTACATCTTAACGACACTTTAGATGGAGAGTCAAATCATATGCTCCACATAGCACCGGAGGATACAACCGAAGCGATCATGCATATGAATATAAACGAAATGACCAACGGTAATGCGTTGGATATAATACGCCATAATGAAGGACGAGAACCAAAAGAGACAAATGAACAACACCTCAATGAACCCGCTGATATTATTAGTCATAGAACCACATCCTTAAATTCACTAAATGATTTAGATAATACTCATGATAACAGgaacatcatcatcaattcaactaatataatacaagataaaaatgaaagtaCAGAAGAATTAACACTTTTACCGCCATTGCCAAATATAGATGGTTTGAACATTATAGAAGACTCGCTGAGTACAACACCACTTggagaaaatgaaaacgtTATTGTTGATACTATACAGGATTTCATAGATATGGATATCAACAAAAAACGAGCCAATGTCAATATGGAACAAGCGCACGCTTCAGGAGGTCAGTTAGATcattttgaagatattaataaacaTGACACTGATACTACAGAATTACATATGAGCCAAATTATCGGTAATGATAGTAACACAAACACTTCATTCGATTTAGCTAAAGCTTTAGAAATCCCAACTGAGACAGCAAGTATCATGACTAGAAATAGATCAAACTCGAGGACAGATGTAAGTGttaataatcaaaataGTCCAAGTTTATCAATCAGTAGGAAATTTTCAAACACTTTCATTAGTcaagaacaacaattaaCGACAGCAGCAACCACAGCAATTGGAGGACAGAATTTCATACCTGGTCATAGAAATCAGGATTCTGTTAAGATCACCAAACTAATATCACCAACACCTTCTGTTTTAAGAAGGTCGATCTCCATCAACATGTCAGAAAATGAGCCTGCCGCAGACTTGATTACTGACACAGAACAACAATTGAAACATATTCAAAACTCCTTATTGATATCTAACTCCGATGAATTATTGTACAAACCCCCGTCATTAAATTCGAATAGAAGATCCGCTGATCAGCAACGAATCAATGAGGTATTGAAGCCTGTTACAACACCATTGTCCTTAAACGATATGAAAAGGATGGCTTTAGAACCACCAAGAATTGATCAAGAAAGCACGTTCTTAAACATGAGCAATGGACTTAATGACATGCTTCCTCGTGATCAACGCACATCATCTGTTGCATCGCTTATCTCTCCGACAACCACAAATAACAGCAACAATACCACTAAATTACCATTGTTAAGAAGAGCCTCTAGCGCAATATTAAGAAGgaaatcaatgaaaaacTTGAATAATAGTAATGCTACTACTCCCATGACTTCATTATATGCACCTCCTGCTCCACAATACGAAATTACCAGACAAAGAGCAGGCAGTTTATCAGGCAATCAGCCgaaaaaaaacaaatacCAGAACTTGCGCAAAAATGGGGTCATTCCACAGGAACCGaatgatttcaatgattACGATTATACGATTGATGCTGCTACATTATCAAGAACGTCCTCCTTAGGTTCCAAAGTGAAGAGAAGCCTCTCACGAATGATAAGTTCTAGTGGCACCTCAGTTAAACGAGTCGTGTCACTAtcaaacaacaataataataataataataataataataatcatccTCACCAATATGGTAGTCACAAACAATCGCCAAATTCAACTTTGTCGTCGCCGCTATCACCACTAGATCAAACAggagaaaatattaatctAAGGGGtgattattttcaaaatcataGTTCAGTCACGAGATCAAATACGAACGCAGATTCCACTTCATCTCATTATAGAGCAAGACTTCGATCTTCATACGACGAATCTATCAAAAAATCATTGcctagtaataatattaataagaaCGAAATATTGGTTGACGTCGACAAAATAACGGATACCATCCCCGTTATTACTTTGACTGAAGGTCGTGTCGCATCTCatgaaatttatcaatCCAATGTTGAATGTGATGACttatataaacaaaataaagagAAAGCTGAAACTGACGGTTTGAAATCAATGactttgaaagaatatattagtGTTTTAATTAATCAGCAACGcttagaagatgaaagattggcatttttggaaaataaattcttgaagTGCGGTTGGTGTTCAAAAAATGATCTTATTATGcttaagaagaaaagggTCATGATCAATAAGAAGTGGGCTGATAGAATTTCGTTTTACCAAAATAGATTAGATTAAACCCAATTTCTATGATGGTCCAATaactttcaatattttatatatattcactTCTTCATTTCAATAACAAAATTGCATCCTACAATAATCTGTATATAATACAGTGACTCTTATACCTTTAGAAAAAAAGTTGAGTATGCtgatattttattcttataCCGCCATCCTTTCGTACCACAAAAAGCCAAGATAACCTAGCATCTTTGCAAAAAGACTTGTAAAAGCAATAACTGAAATTGTTTAAGTAATTATAATTGGTTAAAATGGGTATGATATATAAGtctataaataaaatattttagtTGATAAGTGATATAAAAAACACTGTACAAAAATCagaggaaaaaaatagttttttcttatttagAATCATTTGAAACCTTCTTTAGCCTTTTACCGTTTGGTACAATCATACGAACAACTTTGAAGACTTTTGGCCAAACTTTGCTAACGTAAGTCATATAGTAACCAATAAACATAGCAATGATATTAAATGCTACAAAGGCACATTCGATACCGAAATTTCTCCACCTATTGTCATAACTCATGTTTTCTACCGCTAGGAAATCATCACCAACAGTATATGTACAAAAACCGCAAACAGTAAATGTGTTTGGATTTTTTAAGTATCCACCATATTCAGCCATATAAGGAGCCATGAATTGACCACAATTTTGACCGGATGGTGGTTGACCAGGAATTAATTCCATATTTTCACAGACGACTTCTCTATCATGTAAAACTAAACTAACAAAAGTATCAATGAAGTAAGTGTAAGGTGATACTCTGTACATGAACTTCCAAAAGCCTGGGAACATACCATAGGGTTGCATGACACCACAAAAAGAAGCTGTAAAACTATAGAAGAAAGCAACGAAAACAGCAGCAGTTTGCAAATTTGGCGCAGTATAGATTAACCATAAACCAAAACTAGAATAATATGCAGAAAAGACAATGTAATTCAAATAGAAGACACCAGCAATATGAGGTGAATTATCGAATTTACAACAGAAATAAGCACAGAAAAAGAACACAGTAGAACTTGTAATGGCTAAAGGTAGTTCGATGATAGTTTGAGCCAACAAAAGAATAGACCAATGATATGTGTTGGATCTTGCCTCTCTAGCAACAAAAACCTCTTTAGACTTCAAAGCTTTGTCTTGAACTTGATTAATCAACGGAGAAGAAACACAAAGAGCCatgaaacaaaagaagataCAATCTTGTAAACCACCTAAACTCTTCTTAATATCCCAGAAAGAAAACCCAATAAATAAACCGGCACCACCGTTCAATAAGAATTTAGCTGCAACGTAAGTTTTATCTCTTTTAGTACAAATATATTGTCTCTTAACAATAGTCATCAATTGGTACCAATAGCTTGGCTGAGCCCAAACAGAGGTAGTataatcaatattttcagCTAAGGCATCTTGTTCTAGAACTTGGAGTCTATTTTCGATACCTCGTTTTTCATCTGAATTTTCCCAAAGTTCTGCCCAATTAGTTGTCCTCTTCAAGTCACCATGTTCATCTggatttttattttcattgttaccaacaacatcaataatgaaatcaGCTGGATTATCATATTCTGGATCAAATGTTAAAGTGTCATCTCTTGAAGTAAAATAATTACAAGCTTCAGTAGTTGGACCAAAGAAAACACTTTCACCACCACGCTTTAACAAGAAGACGTTGTCGAAATAACTAATAACACTCTTACTTGGTTGATGGATGGTACAGAAAATAGCTTGACCTTGTTGAGAAAGTTTCTTTAAGAACTTGACAATTGTTAAAGCAGCCTCAGAATCCAGACCAGAAGTAGGTTCATctaaaaacaataataatgatggttTTGTGACTAATTCGACACCaatagataataatttcttttcagtTGGAGATAAATCGGCTACCAAGGAATTTGGTggtaatttcaataaatctgATATAGTTGCTAAGTAAGCTGTGTCACCATCACCTCTTAAAACACATGAAATTTCTAATGATTCTTTGACCGTTAATAAATCCAAATGTAAATCTTGTTGTTGGACGAATCCAATACTTCTCTTAAAAGCATCTTCATTTGTTAATGGTTTAccatcaattaataattcaccTGTAACAACTCCAGACTCGACTCTTTGGGATAAAACGTTTAATAAAGTAGTCTTACCGGCACCTGATTCACCCATTAAGGCAGTTAAACCAGAACTAATATAACCAGAAACGTTATTGATCAATTGCTTGTCGCCATTAACAGTGTAATTTATATTCCTCCATGAAATAATATGTTTTTGAGATTGAACAGCTTCCATGACAACCTCGCCATTCTCGTTAGATTCAGAATTTTGAACAATCGTGTCAGTCGATGAATCTATCGATGTAGCAAGAGAAACGACTTTCTTCATTTCAATAGATGAACCATGGTTAGAAGTAGGAGAACGAGCATTTGTCTTACTAACCCTTGAAAATGGTAAATAACGATAAATAATGTTGCTCCAAACTTCAGTATTTTCCTTGTTAAACTTTGGTTTAATATATTGTGACGCAACCAAAGAACAGAATAGGAAGAAAACTAAGAAAGCAATGATGATACCAAAATTTCTCCAAACATGGCTATAACTATAATCTAAACCTTGAGCCAAGTAATCTCTACCTCTAACATAATCATTACCTAAAGTAGCACCTCTCCATGCACATGCTCTTTTTGAAAcatcaattgaagaatatgcGGGACCTCTTGGTACAATTGAATCAGCACAatctaattttaaattgTATAATTCATTAGCAAGAATGGATTCCATTGCGTATCTAGCTGGATTTAAATAGGCGATCCAGACAAACCATGGATGCATATcatgtaaataaataacGTAGGAAGCATACATTGCGATagctaataataaaataccGGCAAACAAATTTGCAATTGATAAAGTAGGAGCTAACATAGTGGTTAATGAGAATAATGAGACCATTGCGAAATTGTAAAGGGCCAAAAATAGTaggaaaataaaaaatctaGCAGCATTATATTGTAAATGAGctaagaaatataataagatactgaaaatgaagacTAAGATCAATTTGAACAAATACTCAAATACAGTCGTAGCTAATGTTTCAACCCAAAAATAGTAGAAATGCAGTTTTGCTTGTTTACTAACGACAGGTTGTCTTTGGAACCCAGCCGGCATTTCAGCTAACGATAAGAACgtgaagaaaagaatggAAAAGAAGGTTAAAGAACCTCTTGAATATGAACCAATTGTATTTAATGGAGTATCGTAGAAAAGGGACCCAATGACTAAAGACTGAATGATAACAGAAATAGTTTGAGcaattaaatatatcttATCACCCAAACTTCTTTGGAAAGCTCTTTCTATTAAGAACATGATTTGTTTAGTTAATGAAATGTTAAATCTTTGGGTAATATCGTCACTGTTTAAATCTGAATTTTGAGGATTTTGCGAAACTTGATTTTTCCAATGGCGATAATATGGTGATTTTATCCATAAATGATATAAGTCAGTTTCTGTTCTAATATTATCTACatctaaattcaaatctttgACCTCTGTAGAAATCATTTTATCTTTCAAGTCACTATCGACAGAAATGTTTGAAAGGGAACGACTGATAGTGTTTAATCTTTGAGCACCTGAGTCAacagatttattttcatgGAATTGCAAGTTCAAAATTGAAGTAAGATATTCAATGATACAATCATTTGGATTCTTAGGTATACCCAATGTATCATGGAAATAAGTTAAACATTCGTCAACTGTACCATAAAAGATTTGGTAAGAATCAGTCAACATCAGAATTTTATCGAATTTACTAACAATCTTATCACTTGCTTGCGAAATTTTAACTAAATTAACAGAATTTGTAGCTCTTGTCATTTTTTGTAGAATGGATAAGAAATCCAAAGCAGTTGAAGAATCTAAACCCTTTGTAGAATTATCCCATAGATATACAGAACCATTAGCGATAAAAGTTTCAATAATGGAAATACGTTTACGTTCACCACCAGAAACACCACGAACGAAATCGTTACCGACAACTGTATCTAGAACATGAGATAACCCAAATTCCTTTAACAGTTCGTTTCTAATTTTCACACGTTCTTCGACAGGAACATTAAATTTACAACTTAAAGCAAAATCTAAAGTCTGTTGAACAGTTAAGAATGGGAAATGAATATCTTGTTCGTTATTATAAATGATTTGATGAGGACAATTTGAAGCGTAACTCTTATATTCATTTGCTTTGAATTGAATAGACCCAGAAGGTGaataatttaaagatttctTGGCACtaaataatgatttgaaaagagaagaagttGGCTTCCCTAGTACTAATACCATTTCACCACCATTGGCTTGGAAGGTAAGatcatttaattgttctaaatttggaatgatattttgCTTGCTATCTGTCTGATCAATTGATCCAGATCCAGATCCAGAGTCCAACTGAATATGAGCACCGTTAAATGTAACCGATGCATCAGACACAGGTGTAAAGTATTCTGCGATGGACATCTTAAATTacttcaaagaaataattaatCGGAATTNNNNNNNNNNNNNNNNNNNNTCCTCCTCTGCTAAGGCTTCCTCTTCCTGCCGCTGCTTCCTCCAAGACTACTGTCACCACCTCTGCTAAGGCTTCTACTTCTGCTAAGGCTTCCTCTTCTGCTCAAGCTATCTCTCAAATTGATGACGGTCAAATCCAAGCTACTGTTTCTCAACAAACTGAAAACGGTGCTGCCAAGGCTGTTGTCGGTATGGGTGCCGGTGCTTTAGCTGCTGCTGCTTTGTTGTTATAAGAAGTTTTATATCTTTCTGAAAATCTTTTGAATGATATATCATCTTTTTATTAACAATAGAAAccattttacaaaatattcaGTTCATCATACCCTTTTAGCATTCTTTTTTgtataatatcaatatacCTCATTGGTTCCGGGAATCTTTGAATATAcgatatttatatatctacaatcatttttataaaattatatttttaatagaataaaaaatactATTACATTTTAAAACTTCTCCTCTTCgttataattattaatattttgtataatttgtgttttctttatttattctctATAGGTCGGCTACTGGAAGATATAAAATTGGCTTGCAAGAATCACAGTTGATAATCACAGATTTTTGGTCAGTCAAATAGATATCATGGGctaatatttaataaacaaaaaattgcTAACTAAATGTTGTATATAGTTGAACAaacaattcaaagaataatCAAAGAGTACGTACTCATATTCCAGTTAGCTTATCATTGTCATTGTTCAATTTGGGACATATTTCAACGGAATAATGTAGACGATTTAATCTAAAGGAAAATTTCATAACGCTTCTTAAAGGAAAAACAGAAGCTTTTGCATAAATTAGTGAAATACAACTCGTACGTATCATACAGGGCCATTTAAGAAGTAACTGAAGAATCAAGACAACTTTGCTAACGCTGACACTATTCGCTGAAATTTAGAACAATACCTTTCCCTGCAATATACGATATGACAAGTGATTTATTAGACGtaaatgattcattatACACAGCGGATACATCCTTCGATGACCAAGAATATCACGAAGCACAAACAGATTTTATCATACCTAAACACACagaaatgataaattcagataatgaagaatatgatgCTGATGCTGATCGTAGTGTTAGTGATGACGaggagaaaaataatagtagtaataatgaaacaattaatGCAATCCTTAATATTAACTTGAATCCGAAAtttatgaaattaatttcatttgcTGGGTCTTGTTCGATCAATTTGGTTTTGCCATTCGTGAATGGGTTAATGTTGGGTTTTGGTGAGTTATTCGCACATGAGTTGAGTTGGAAGTTTAATTGGTTTGGTGGAAGATCTCATCCTAATGGATTTAGAATATATCCGGAAAgtagaaaatttaaagCACAAGAGGAAAAACAATCTAGTTTCTTATAGGTGGAAACTTTCAAGTGGAAATAGAGTATCTCCATGTTAcctaaaaaaattatacgCCTTCCTTTTCTACTTCGTAAGCTATAGGTACCAAAATTCACAGACTATATATTGTAGGGAAGCCTAGATTTCGCATATATACGATCCGAAGATATCTATTTCCCTTTATATTAGCTATTAGAACAATGCAT includes:
- the NDAI0A08360 gene encoding uncharacterized protein (similar to Saccharomyces cerevisiae YOL036W and YIR016W; ancestral locus Anc_7.121) produces the protein MESPTLQDIIIDYRGNSTITNTTMNTNGSSQMMHLSNVPSSNTPSSSATAVTTLHDIKEEEDTDVDDDEMERVPLHLNDTLDGESNHMLHIAPEDTTEAIMHMNINEMTNGNALDIIRHNEGREPKETNEQHLNEPADIISHRTTSLNSLNDLDNTHDNRNIIINSTNIIQDKNESTEELTLLPPLPNIDGLNIIEDSLSTTPLGENENVIVDTIQDFIDMDINKKRANVNMEQAHASGGQLDHFEDINKHDTDTTELHMSQIIGNDSNTNTSFDLAKALEIPTETASIMTRNRSNSRTDVSVNNQNSPSLSISRKFSNTFISQEQQLTTAATTAIGGQNFIPGHRNQDSVKITKLISPTPSVLRRSISINMSENEPAADLITDTEQQLKHIQNSLLISNSDELLYKPPSLNSNRRSADQQRINEVLKPVTTPLSLNDMKRMALEPPRIDQESTFLNMSNGLNDMLPRDQRTSSVASLISPTTTNNSNNTTKLPLLRRASSAILRRKSMKNLNNSNATTPMTSLYAPPAPQYEITRQRAGSLSGNQPKKNKYQNLRKNGVIPQEPNDFNDYDYTIDAATLSRTSSLGSKVKRSLSRMISSSGTSVKRVVSLSNNNNNNNNNNNNHPHQYGSHKQSPNSTLSSPLSPLDQTGENINLRGDYFQNHSSVTRSNTNADSTSSHYRARLRSSYDESIKKSLPSNNINKNEILVDVDKITDTIPVITLTEGRVASHEIYQSNVECDDLYKQNKEKAETDGLKSMTLKEYISVLINQQRLEDERLAFLENKFLKCGWCSKNDLIMLKKKRVMINKKWADRISFYQNRLD
- the AUS1 gene encoding ATP-binding cassette sterol transporter AUS1 (similar to Saccharomyces cerevisiae AUS1 (YOR011W)); the encoded protein is MSIAEYFTPVSDASVTFNGAHIQLDSGSGSGSIDQTDSKQNIIPNLEQLNDLTFQANGGEMVLVLGKPTSSLFKSLFSAKKSLNYSPSGSIQFKANEYKSYASNCPHQIIYNNEQDIHFPFLTVQQTLDFALSCKFNVPVEERVKIRNELLKEFGLSHVLDTVVGNDFVRGVSGGERKRISIIETFIANGSVYLWDNSTKGLDSSTALDFLSILQKMTRATNSVNLVKISQASDKIVSKFDKILMLTDSYQIFYGTVDECLTYFHDTLGIPKNPNDCIIEYLTSILNLQFHENKSVDSGAQRLNTISRSLSNISVDSDLKDKMISTEVKDLNLDVDNIRTETDLYHLWIKSPYYRHWKNQVSQNPQNSDLNSDDITQRFNISLTKQIMFLIERAFQRSLGDKIYLIAQTISVIIQSLVIGSLFYDTPLNTIGSYSRGSLTFFSILFFTFLSLAEMPAGFQRQPVVSKQAKLHFYYFWVETLATTVFEYLFKLILVFIFSILLYFLAHLQYNAARFFIFLLFLALYNFAMVSLFSLTTMLAPTLSIANLFAGILLLAIAMYASYVIYLHDMHPWFVWIAYLNPARYAMESILANELYNLKLDCADSIVPRGPAYSSIDVSKRACAWRGATLGNDYVRGRDYLAQGLDYSYSHVWRNFGIIIAFLVFFLFCSLVASQYIKPKFNKENTEVWSNIIYRYLPFSRVSKTNARSPTSNHGSSIEMKKVVSLATSIDSSTDTIVQNSESNENGEVVMEAVQSQKHIISWRNINYTVNGDKQLINNVSGYISSGLTALMGESGAGKTTLLNVLSQRVESGVVTGELLIDGKPLTNEDAFKRSIGFVQQQDLHLDLLTVKESLEISCVLRGDGDTAYLATISDLLKLPPNSLVADLSPTEKKLLSIGVELVTKPSLLLFLDEPTSGLDSEAALTIVKFLKKLSQQGQAIFCTIHQPSKSVISYFDNVFLLKRGGESVFFGPTTEACNYFTSRDDTLTFDPEYDNPADFIIDVVGNNENKNPDEHGDLKRTTNWAELWENSDEKRGIENRLQVLEQDALAENIDYTTSVWAQPSYWYQLMTIVKRQYICTKRDKTYVAAKFLLNGGAGLFIGFSFWDIKKSLGGLQDCIFFCFMALCVSSPLINQVQDKALKSKEVFVAREARSNTYHWSILLLAQTIIELPLAITSSTVFFFCAYFCCKFDNSPHIAGVFYLNYIVFSAYYSSFGLWLIYTAPNLQTAAVFVAFFYSFTASFCGVMQPYGMFPGFWKFMYRVSPYTYFIDTFVSLVLHDREVVCENMELIPGQPPSGQNCGQFMAPYMAEYGGYLKNPNTFTVCGFCTYTVGDDFLAVENMSYDNRWRNFGIECAFVAFNIIAMFIGYYMTYVSKVWPKVFKVVRMIVPNGKRLKKVSNDSK
- the MIM1 gene encoding Mim1p (similar to Saccharomyces cerevisiae MIM1 (YOL026C); ancestral locus Anc_7.119); the protein is MTSDLLDVNDSLYTADTSFDDQEYHEAQTDFIIPKHTEMINSDNEEYDADADRSVSDDEEKNNSSNNETINAILNINLNPKFMKLISFAGSCSINLVLPFVNGLMLGFGELFAHELSWKFNWFGGRSHPNGFRIYPESRKFKAQEEKQSSFL
- the NDAI0A08350 gene encoding GPI-anchored mannoprotein (similar to Saccharomyces cerevisiae TIR2 (YOR010C)), with product MNPNPNIQKLYTRLSILKMYSKIALLLAAAAVASAQTETQVAELNLLLNDVGSNLNDYMTLATTPGSGISLADMPAGVLDIGMALASATDKSYTTLYSEVDFAGVESMITKLPWYSSRLEGPLNSILGKDAATTSSKAAETTTSAAATTSSKAAETTTSAAASSSAKASSSAAASSSAKASSSAAASSSAKASSSAAASSKTTVTTSAKASTSAKASSSAQAISQIDDGQIQATVSQQTENGAAKAVVGMGAGALAAAALLL